In Streptomyces caniferus, one DNA window encodes the following:
- a CDS encoding aminoglycoside phosphotransferase family protein: MTEPSPAAFTEARARAVLAAAGRPGAAADATLLSLGENAVFALGDRGPVVRVGRSAELLERAERELGVAQWLAAEGVPAVRAAEPVATLVDGHPVTYWHRLPEAVRPAGPEDLAALLKLIHALPEPPFALPRRELLGGVERWLRLAGDAVSAPDAEYLRGRRDAFAAAATALEPHLPRGPIHGDALTRNVHVGPDGPVLVDLETFSSDLREHDLVVMALSRDRYGLSPEAYDTFVSVYGWDVRDWEGCAVLRGSRETASCAWVSQHAPGNPAALKEFRRRIASLRDKDATVRWYPF; encoded by the coding sequence ATGACCGAACCGAGCCCCGCCGCCTTCACGGAAGCGCGCGCCCGGGCCGTGCTGGCCGCGGCCGGACGCCCCGGTGCGGCAGCCGACGCCACGCTGCTCTCGCTCGGCGAGAACGCCGTCTTCGCCCTCGGCGACCGCGGGCCGGTCGTCCGGGTCGGCCGCAGCGCCGAACTCCTGGAGCGGGCCGAACGGGAACTGGGCGTGGCGCAGTGGCTGGCGGCCGAGGGGGTGCCGGCCGTACGCGCCGCGGAGCCCGTGGCGACCCTGGTCGACGGACATCCCGTCACCTACTGGCACCGGCTGCCGGAGGCCGTCCGGCCGGCCGGGCCGGAGGATCTGGCCGCGCTGCTCAAGCTGATCCATGCCCTTCCGGAGCCGCCGTTCGCGCTGCCCCGGCGCGAACTGCTCGGTGGCGTCGAGCGTTGGCTGCGGCTGGCCGGGGACGCGGTGTCGGCGCCGGACGCGGAGTATCTGCGCGGGCGGCGCGACGCGTTCGCGGCGGCCGCCACGGCCCTCGAACCGCATCTGCCCCGCGGCCCCATCCACGGCGATGCGCTGACCCGCAACGTGCATGTCGGGCCCGACGGTCCGGTGCTGGTCGACCTGGAGACCTTCTCCTCCGATCTGCGGGAACACGACCTGGTCGTGATGGCCCTGAGCCGCGACCGCTATGGCCTGTCCCCCGAGGCGTACGACACCTTTGTGTCCGTTTACGGCTGGGACGTACGGGACTGGGAGGGCTGCGCCGTGTTGCGGGGGTCCCGCGAGACGGCGAGCTGCGCCTGGGTGTCCCAGCACGCCCCCGGAAACCCGGCAGCGCTCAAGGAGTTCCGCCGACGGATCGCCTCACTGCGCGACAAGGACGCGACGGTGCGGTGGTATCCCTTCTGA
- a CDS encoding S8 family peptidase, giving the protein MAHKRSSKKRLVTAISAAVAATGIAAVTAVTAGASPAAEGKIYGAEAKGAVNGSYIVMLKKSVRTAESGDLASKYGGEVKRQYSSAIDGFSATGLSAEEARQLAADPSVDKVVQNKKFHIDGSQANPPSWGLDRIDQADTKGDKKYTYPDAAGEGVTAYVIDTGIHISHKDFGGRASYGFNAIDKGDKAEDDNGHGTHVAGTIAGTEHGVAKKAKVVAVKVLDGQGSGTTEQVVAGIDWVTKNHKGPSVANMSLGGGVDEALDAAVKKAVDAGVTFGVAAGNESSDAGQSSPARVKEAITVASSTKDDKQSDFSNFGSAVDLYAPGSDITSDWNSGDDATKTISGTSMATPHVVGAAAVYLAGHKDAKPADVEKALTSGATADKISNPSEGTPNKLLKVVE; this is encoded by the coding sequence ATGGCTCACAAGCGTTCCAGCAAGAAGCGGCTCGTCACGGCGATATCCGCCGCGGTTGCCGCCACTGGTATCGCCGCCGTCACCGCGGTCACCGCGGGTGCGTCGCCTGCCGCCGAGGGCAAGATCTACGGTGCCGAGGCCAAGGGCGCCGTGAACGGCAGCTACATCGTCATGCTGAAGAAGTCCGTGCGCACCGCCGAGAGCGGTGACCTGGCGTCCAAGTACGGCGGCGAGGTCAAGCGCCAGTACTCCTCCGCCATCGACGGCTTCTCGGCGACCGGTCTGAGCGCGGAAGAGGCCCGGCAGCTCGCCGCCGACCCGTCCGTCGACAAGGTCGTCCAGAACAAGAAGTTCCACATCGACGGCAGCCAGGCCAACCCGCCTTCTTGGGGCCTGGACCGTATCGACCAGGCGGACACCAAGGGCGACAAGAAGTACACCTACCCCGACGCCGCGGGTGAGGGTGTCACCGCCTACGTCATCGACACCGGCATCCACATCAGCCACAAGGACTTCGGCGGTCGCGCGTCGTACGGCTTCAACGCCATCGACAAGGGCGACAAGGCCGAGGACGACAACGGCCATGGCACGCACGTCGCCGGCACCATCGCCGGTACCGAGCACGGCGTCGCCAAGAAGGCCAAGGTCGTGGCCGTCAAGGTCCTCGACGGTCAGGGCTCCGGCACCACCGAGCAGGTCGTCGCGGGCATCGACTGGGTCACCAAGAACCACAAGGGCCCCTCGGTCGCCAACATGTCGCTCGGCGGCGGCGTGGACGAGGCGCTGGACGCGGCCGTGAAGAAGGCCGTCGACGCCGGCGTCACCTTCGGTGTCGCGGCGGGCAACGAGTCGTCCGACGCGGGCCAGAGCTCCCCGGCCCGCGTGAAGGAGGCCATCACGGTGGCCTCCAGCACCAAGGACGACAAGCAGTCCGACTTCTCCAACTTCGGCAGCGCGGTCGACCTGTACGCGCCCGGCTCCGACATCACCTCGGACTGGAACAGCGGCGACGACGCCACCAAGACCATCTCCGGTACGTCCATGGCGACCCCCCACGTCGTCGGTGCCGCCGCGGTCTACCTGGCCGGTCACAAGGACGCCAAGCCGGCGGACGTGGAGAAGGCCCTCACGTCCGGCGCCACGGCCGACAAGATCAGCAACCCGAGCGAGGGCACGCCCAACAAGCTGCTGAAGGTCGTCGAGTAA
- a CDS encoding carbohydrate ABC transporter permease: MSGTEDGGMEDGGMEGGGMGGAGLEGAREGSGAKAGATAGSATEDSGEKAGTTEDGAGEDGGSSDGGTGRRGTPTVRPAATAPARRAASPTARRTATRTGQYAALLAYLAFLAFPFLWLISTAFKPPRELGSIHPTWIPEAPTLENFRQAFAQQPLLAAAGNSLLAAALSALSAIVLATPMAYVLARYRNRLSRAATGWVVISQAFPLVLVIIPLFLILKGIHLVDSRIGLIMVYVVWSLPFALWMLTGYVRAVPPELEEAAAVDGAGRVRTLVSVTAPLLAPGIVATALFAFITAWNEFFFALVLLKSPGKQTLPVVLTHFLGTEGVADLGPLAAAALLATLPSLLLFAVIQRRITGGMLAGAVKN, encoded by the coding sequence GTGAGCGGCACGGAAGACGGCGGCATGGAAGACGGCGGCATGGAGGGCGGCGGCATGGGCGGCGCCGGCTTGGAGGGCGCCAGGGAAGGCAGCGGGGCGAAGGCCGGCGCCACGGCAGGCAGTGCCACGGAAGACAGCGGCGAAAAGGCCGGCACCACGGAGGACGGGGCCGGGGAAGACGGCGGCAGCAGCGACGGGGGCACCGGACGTCGCGGCACCCCCACCGTCCGACCCGCCGCCACCGCCCCTGCCCGCCGCGCCGCAAGCCCCACCGCCCGCCGCACCGCCACCCGCACCGGCCAGTACGCCGCGCTCCTCGCCTATCTCGCCTTCCTCGCCTTCCCGTTCCTCTGGCTGATCTCCACCGCGTTCAAGCCCCCGCGTGAACTCGGCAGCATCCACCCCACGTGGATACCCGAGGCGCCCACCCTGGAGAACTTCCGGCAGGCCTTCGCCCAGCAGCCCCTGCTGGCGGCCGCGGGCAACAGCCTGCTGGCCGCGGCTCTCTCCGCGCTGAGCGCGATCGTGCTGGCGACCCCGATGGCGTACGTCCTGGCCCGCTACCGCAACCGTCTCTCGCGGGCGGCCACCGGCTGGGTCGTGATCAGCCAGGCCTTTCCGCTGGTCCTGGTGATCATCCCGCTCTTCCTGATCCTCAAGGGAATCCATCTGGTGGACTCCCGGATCGGTCTGATCATGGTCTATGTGGTCTGGTCGCTGCCGTTCGCCCTGTGGATGCTGACCGGCTATGTCCGGGCCGTACCGCCCGAGTTGGAGGAGGCGGCGGCCGTGGACGGCGCGGGCCGAGTGCGTACCCTCGTCTCGGTCACCGCACCGCTGCTCGCGCCGGGCATCGTCGCCACCGCGCTGTTCGCCTTCATCACCGCCTGGAACGAATTCTTCTTCGCCCTGGTCCTGCTCAAGTCGCCCGGAAAGCAGACGCTGCCGGTCGTGCTGACCCACTTCCTCGGGACGGAAGGCGTCGCCGACCTCGGCCCGCTCGCCGCCGCCGCGCTCCTCGCCACCCTCCCGAGCCTCCTCCTCTTCGCCGTCATCCAGCGGCGGATCACGGGCGGGATGCTCGCCGGGGCGGTGAAGAACTGA
- a CDS encoding exonuclease domain-containing protein — protein sequence MSWHQELLVSFDLETTGTDVEQDRIVTAALIRLEGDGRAVAQQNWLLDPGVPIPEEAAAIHGISTAYVQEHGRPPATAIEEITEALAEALRADIPLVVMNARYDLSLLDRECRRHGLRTLTERLGHAPAPVIDPLVLDKHVDRYRKGKRALQALCGHYGVRLDGAHEAGADAAAAAGVARRIGETFPAVAIPSPRALHDLQEQAAAEQAASFQAYLRRSGDPQAIVEPAWPLIPYQARA from the coding sequence ATGAGCTGGCATCAGGAGCTGTTGGTCAGCTTCGACCTGGAGACCACGGGCACCGACGTCGAGCAGGACCGCATCGTCACCGCCGCGCTGATCCGGTTGGAGGGGGACGGCCGCGCGGTCGCGCAGCAGAACTGGCTGCTCGACCCGGGGGTGCCGATTCCCGAGGAAGCGGCGGCCATTCACGGCATTTCGACCGCATATGTCCAAGAACACGGCCGCCCGCCGGCGACCGCGATAGAGGAAATCACCGAGGCGCTGGCCGAGGCCCTGCGCGCGGACATCCCGCTGGTGGTGATGAACGCCCGCTACGACCTCTCCCTCCTGGACCGCGAGTGCCGGCGCCACGGCCTGCGGACACTGACCGAACGCCTCGGCCATGCACCCGCCCCGGTCATCGACCCCCTCGTCCTGGACAAGCACGTGGACCGCTACCGCAAGGGGAAGCGCGCACTGCAGGCGCTCTGCGGTCACTACGGCGTCCGGCTGGACGGCGCGCACGAGGCGGGTGCCGACGCCGCGGCCGCGGCCGGGGTGGCCCGGCGCATCGGGGAGACGTTCCCGGCCGTCGCGATCCCCTCACCCCGTGCGCTGCACGACCTCCAGGAGCAGGCGGCCGCCGAACAGGCCGCCTCGTTCCAGGCGTATCTGCGGCGCTCCGGCGACCCACAGGCGATAGTCGAGCCGGCCTGGCCCCTGATCCCGTACCAGGCCAGGGCCTGA
- a CDS encoding copper amine oxidase has protein sequence MPERSPAGTRRPRRRVATLAAIPLLLTATALLTGPSAQAAPEAPAAPAPAPRCSAAYRITQTLDGGTVWRMCWHYEGNAGLVLDDVSYQPKGERAPIKVLTTAKLAQIHVPYDDGGNEYDDLTGQGFAQGLMKLDPAECPGGTIKTVRVPGAYDPAHPDVSGLCATTRARGHAYRMGPYPGENAKTYQLQGKDLLVYTVNKVGWYEYISEWRFSGDGTMTLQVGATGTVSPGDFDAGDGRGAPLGKGAKDYATSHSHNVFWRLNFGLDGAANKVEQFDSATTIRSGGRTPTIRTTRTPVTKELAGDSGALRWWRVVSTTGKNQDGHPRSYEIVPGHTSKYTGRSYTRHDVYFTEYNKCEQFASNNLANCGAHAGKSVDTWVNGQPLKHPIAWVNIGFHHIARDEDQEPMPVHWQGFQLVPRDVTAMNPLTPPALSGHNGHYG, from the coding sequence ATGCCCGAAAGAAGTCCCGCCGGAACCCGCCGCCCGCGCCGCCGCGTCGCGACCCTCGCCGCCATCCCGCTGCTGCTCACGGCGACCGCCCTGCTGACCGGCCCGTCGGCCCAGGCAGCCCCGGAAGCCCCCGCCGCACCCGCCCCGGCCCCCCGGTGCAGCGCCGCCTACCGCATCACCCAGACGCTCGACGGCGGCACCGTCTGGCGGATGTGCTGGCACTACGAGGGCAATGCCGGCCTCGTCCTGGACGACGTCTCCTACCAGCCCAAGGGCGAACGCGCCCCGATCAAGGTGCTCACCACCGCCAAACTCGCCCAGATCCACGTCCCCTACGACGACGGAGGGAACGAGTACGACGACCTCACCGGCCAGGGCTTCGCCCAGGGCCTGATGAAGCTCGACCCCGCCGAATGCCCCGGCGGCACCATCAAGACCGTCCGGGTCCCCGGCGCCTATGACCCCGCGCATCCCGACGTCAGCGGCCTGTGCGCCACCACCCGCGCCCGCGGCCACGCCTACCGGATGGGCCCCTACCCCGGCGAGAACGCCAAGACCTACCAGCTCCAGGGCAAGGACCTGCTGGTCTACACCGTCAACAAGGTCGGCTGGTACGAGTACATCAGCGAGTGGCGGTTCTCCGGCGACGGCACCATGACCCTGCAGGTCGGCGCCACCGGCACCGTCTCACCCGGCGACTTCGACGCCGGCGACGGCCGTGGCGCGCCCCTCGGCAAGGGCGCCAAGGACTACGCCACCAGCCACAGCCACAACGTCTTCTGGCGACTGAACTTCGGCCTGGACGGCGCCGCCAACAAGGTCGAGCAGTTCGACTCCGCCACCACTATCCGGTCCGGCGGCCGCACTCCCACCATCCGCACCACGCGTACCCCCGTCACCAAGGAGCTGGCCGGGGACTCCGGCGCGCTGCGCTGGTGGCGGGTGGTGAGCACCACCGGCAAGAACCAGGACGGTCACCCGCGCTCGTACGAGATCGTCCCGGGCCACACCAGCAAGTACACCGGGCGCAGTTACACCCGGCACGACGTCTACTTCACCGAGTACAACAAGTGTGAACAGTTCGCCAGCAACAACCTGGCCAACTGTGGCGCCCACGCCGGCAAGAGCGTCGACACCTGGGTCAACGGCCAGCCGCTCAAACACCCCATCGCGTGGGTCAACATCGGGTTCCATCACATCGCCAGGGACGAGGACCAGGAGCCCATGCCTGTTCACTGGCAGGGCTTCCAGCTGGTTCCCCGTGACGTCACCGCTATGAATCCGCTCACTCCACCCGCGCTGTCCGGGCACAACGGGCACTATGGGTAA
- a CDS encoding SAV2148 family HEPN domain-containing protein codes for MSGGLELPPGDESHEGHEGGSVDAPPGAVSLARPLEIGAELDWGADAWSEVRTRARRAGRAYIWLNLVEQRLRAVVAAVLRPIYEPVHGDEWVIAAAGPAGQEWVQRAVAVREVSRRKGYLLDPADDNIVSFLTLPQLRELMVQHWPCFEPYFDDRREVELALDELEVARNIVSRNRALSETVLAQAERASARLLDILGSGVGTRISGRLPIDAVEDLVGDRYADVIGVHSDRVRLQRQLPAEDLFGDARRLDAVGIGLNLLVQNYSGRRLVRLAESGCRVRLLFLNPASSAVRRREREIGLKKGEMSRSIEMNILHMRRVRARLRDPGAFEIQVFDETPRFTAYLVDGDGPDGVAVVQPYLRKSRGMESPVLVLRGGGREVVRQDARERDGDHGLFETYREEFESMWADSRPVS; via the coding sequence GTGAGCGGCGGGCTGGAGTTGCCCCCTGGTGACGAGAGTCATGAGGGCCATGAGGGCGGCTCCGTCGACGCACCGCCCGGCGCGGTGTCCCTGGCACGCCCGCTGGAGATCGGGGCGGAGCTGGACTGGGGCGCCGACGCCTGGAGCGAGGTGCGCACCCGGGCCCGGCGGGCCGGTCGCGCCTACATCTGGCTGAATCTCGTCGAGCAACGGCTGCGGGCCGTCGTCGCGGCCGTCCTGCGGCCCATCTACGAGCCGGTGCACGGCGACGAATGGGTCATCGCCGCGGCCGGGCCCGCCGGCCAGGAGTGGGTCCAGCGCGCCGTCGCCGTCCGCGAGGTCAGCCGCCGGAAGGGCTACCTCCTCGACCCCGCCGACGACAACATCGTCAGCTTCCTGACGCTGCCGCAACTCCGCGAACTGATGGTCCAGCACTGGCCCTGCTTCGAGCCGTACTTCGACGACCGGCGCGAGGTCGAGCTGGCGCTCGACGAACTCGAGGTCGCCCGCAACATCGTCTCCCGCAACCGCGCCCTGTCCGAGACGGTGCTCGCCCAGGCCGAGCGGGCCTCCGCCCGCCTCCTGGACATCCTCGGCTCCGGCGTCGGCACCCGTATCTCCGGGCGGCTGCCCATCGACGCGGTGGAGGACCTCGTCGGCGACCGCTACGCCGACGTCATCGGGGTGCACTCCGACCGGGTGCGGCTGCAGCGCCAGCTCCCGGCCGAGGACCTCTTCGGCGACGCCCGCCGGCTCGACGCCGTCGGCATAGGGCTCAACCTCCTGGTCCAGAACTACTCGGGCCGCCGGCTGGTCCGGCTCGCCGAGTCCGGCTGCCGCGTCCGTCTGCTCTTCCTCAACCCGGCCAGCAGCGCGGTCCGCCGCCGGGAGCGCGAAATCGGCCTGAAGAAGGGCGAGATGAGCCGCTCCATCGAGATGAACATCCTCCATATGCGGCGGGTGCGGGCCCGGCTGCGCGACCCCGGTGCCTTCGAGATCCAGGTCTTCGACGAGACCCCCCGCTTCACCGCCTACCTCGTCGACGGGGACGGCCCCGACGGCGTGGCCGTCGTCCAGCCCTACCTCCGCAAGAGCCGCGGCATGGAGTCCCCCGTCCTCGTGCTGCGCGGCGGCGGCCGGGAGGTCGTGCGCCAGGACGCCCGGGAGCGGGACGGCGACCACGGCCTCTTCGAGACCTACCGGGAGGAATTCGAGAGCATGTGGGCGGATTCGCGGCCGGTTTCCTGA
- a CDS encoding Tat pathway signal sequence domain protein, whose product MRHLMHRHLGKVLAGAALALTGTAVMTAITLPAGAGAAEGTSGRSRTGVAAPGHDPGPPPPGVVEAARPQGERGRGRDPLTDDELRRAQDLALPPARRGAAADVTGRPGPERLTTDLAELAPSEAGLADPPRRALVSFYDYKSDSYLTKTVNLTTSKVESTDTQHGVQPPPAHAEAVEAARLLIAAPLGSGLREDYREATGRDLTGPDPLSVTGFVYRGRAEGAAPGALGDCGEHRCIRLFTKVKNGPWIDTRRFVIDLSARTVARLG is encoded by the coding sequence GTGCGCCACCTGATGCACCGCCACCTCGGCAAGGTCCTCGCGGGCGCCGCCCTCGCGCTGACGGGCACCGCCGTCATGACCGCGATCACCCTGCCCGCCGGCGCGGGCGCCGCCGAGGGGACGAGCGGCCGGAGCCGGACCGGCGTGGCCGCGCCCGGACACGACCCGGGGCCACCGCCGCCCGGCGTCGTCGAGGCGGCCCGCCCGCAGGGGGAGCGCGGCCGGGGGCGGGACCCGCTCACCGACGACGAACTCCGGCGCGCCCAGGACCTGGCGCTGCCGCCCGCCCGGCGCGGCGCGGCCGCCGACGTCACCGGGCGGCCCGGGCCCGAACGCCTCACCACCGACCTGGCCGAACTCGCCCCCTCGGAGGCCGGGCTCGCCGATCCGCCGCGCCGGGCGCTGGTCTCCTTCTACGACTACAAGAGCGACAGCTACCTCACCAAGACCGTCAACCTCACGACCTCGAAGGTCGAGTCGACGGACACCCAGCACGGCGTCCAGCCGCCGCCCGCCCACGCCGAGGCCGTCGAGGCGGCCCGGCTGCTGATCGCCGCGCCGCTGGGCTCCGGGCTGCGCGAGGACTACCGCGAGGCCACCGGACGCGACCTCACCGGGCCCGATCCGCTCTCCGTCACCGGCTTCGTCTACCGCGGCCGCGCGGAAGGAGCGGCGCCGGGCGCCCTGGGCGACTGCGGGGAACACCGCTGCATCCGCCTCTTCACCAAGGTGAAGAACGGCCCGTGGATCGACACCCGCCGTTTCGTGATCGACCTCAGTGCCCGCACCGTCGCCCGTCTCGGCTGA
- a CDS encoding ABC transporter substrate-binding protein — MRHDNTPTPPARIPRRGLLAAAAALPAAALLPGCSDDRRRRTSGGRITLRFQSLAWQQDSLKVNKQLVAEWNRQHPTVQVQYVQGAWPTVHDQLLTSFEGGEAPDIIHDATDDLADFAYGGDLADLTALLPPRLRRDIPQQSWETATFDGRIHGVPFLQEPRVLIANRATLHRSRVRIPTPENPWTWEEFADVAQRLTRGTDHGVAWPLKEPVSATLNLALSTGGRMFHRRPDGTVEVRFDAVDQVVPRTIHDQVNVDRSASRTTLGMGGSDTLPGFFAGRCAMVPLGFSYRQQIVQQAPKGFDWTVLPAPKGTALDQGVSPQTLSIAEDCPHKEAAMAFIDFLLRPPNMVRLALGDWLLPTGQEALRDPALRVARYDWATGTALAGSLRSAPAQSVRGYPEWKDKVATPGLQEYYSGAIDLDTLRKRLVRDGNLVLARYQR; from the coding sequence ATGCGCCACGACAACACCCCCACGCCCCCGGCCCGTATCCCCCGGCGGGGCCTGCTCGCGGCGGCCGCCGCACTGCCCGCCGCGGCCCTGCTGCCGGGCTGTTCCGACGACCGGCGACGGCGGACGTCCGGCGGCCGGATCACCCTGCGCTTCCAGTCGCTCGCCTGGCAACAGGACTCCCTCAAGGTCAACAAGCAACTGGTCGCCGAGTGGAACAGACAGCACCCCACGGTCCAGGTGCAGTACGTCCAGGGGGCCTGGCCCACCGTCCACGACCAGTTGCTGACCTCCTTCGAGGGCGGCGAGGCGCCGGACATCATCCACGACGCCACCGACGACCTCGCGGACTTCGCCTACGGCGGGGATCTCGCCGACCTCACCGCCCTCCTGCCGCCGCGTCTGCGGCGCGACATCCCGCAGCAGAGCTGGGAGACCGCCACATTCGACGGCCGGATCCACGGCGTCCCGTTCCTCCAGGAACCGCGGGTGCTGATCGCGAACCGCGCCACGCTGCACCGGTCCCGGGTGCGCATCCCCACCCCCGAAAACCCCTGGACCTGGGAAGAGTTCGCGGACGTGGCGCAGCGGCTGACCCGCGGCACGGACCACGGCGTCGCCTGGCCACTGAAGGAACCGGTCTCGGCCACCCTCAACCTCGCCCTGTCCACGGGCGGCCGGATGTTCCACCGCCGGCCCGACGGCACGGTGGAGGTCCGCTTCGACGCCGTCGACCAGGTGGTGCCGCGCACCATCCACGACCAGGTGAACGTCGACCGCAGTGCCTCCCGTACGACCCTGGGCATGGGCGGCTCCGACACCCTCCCGGGCTTCTTCGCCGGGCGCTGTGCGATGGTCCCGCTCGGCTTCTCCTACCGTCAGCAGATCGTCCAGCAGGCGCCCAAGGGCTTCGACTGGACGGTGCTGCCCGCCCCCAAGGGCACCGCCCTCGACCAGGGCGTGAGCCCGCAGACCCTGTCGATCGCCGAGGACTGCCCGCACAAGGAGGCGGCGATGGCGTTCATCGACTTCCTCCTCCGCCCGCCGAACATGGTCCGGCTCGCCCTGGGCGACTGGCTGTTGCCGACGGGACAGGAGGCGCTCAGGGATCCGGCCCTCCGGGTGGCCCGCTACGACTGGGCGACCGGCACCGCACTGGCGGGCTCCCTGCGCTCCGCCCCGGCCCAGTCGGTCCGCGGTTATCCGGAATGGAAGGACAAGGTGGCCACTCCCGGTCTGCAGGAGTACTACAGCGGGGCAATCGACCTGGACACCTTGCGGAAGCGGCTCGTCAGGGACGGCAATCTGGTGCTGGCCCGCTATCAACGCTGA
- a CDS encoding SDR family NAD(P)-dependent oxidoreductase, with the protein MDLRLAGHGALVTGSSSGIGATIAQMLAEEGCEVLVHGRDAGAAAVVAEQVAARGVRAEVVLGDLTEAGVAEQVALTARDFGARILVNNAGPFAEQDWENSGPADWRAAFEGNVLPTVRVSQTLLPSLRAHGWGRVITIGSRAVRTPLPNMAAYSAAKAAVVNMTTSLARHLAGTGVTANCVSPGVIVTPSMSRMFEQRAAADPGADAEGGGPDEAEIVAEYAPNPSGRLGRPEDIAAAVTYLASPLADYVNGIELRVDGGITGTP; encoded by the coding sequence ATGGACCTACGGCTGGCGGGACACGGTGCCCTGGTAACGGGCAGCAGTTCGGGGATCGGGGCGACGATCGCCCAGATGCTGGCGGAGGAGGGCTGCGAGGTCCTCGTCCACGGGCGGGACGCGGGGGCCGCCGCGGTCGTCGCCGAGCAGGTCGCGGCCCGCGGCGTCCGGGCCGAAGTGGTGCTCGGCGATCTGACGGAAGCCGGCGTCGCCGAGCAGGTCGCGCTCACCGCCCGCGACTTCGGGGCCCGCATCCTCGTCAACAACGCCGGTCCGTTCGCCGAGCAGGACTGGGAGAACTCGGGACCGGCCGACTGGCGGGCCGCCTTCGAGGGAAACGTGCTGCCCACGGTGCGGGTCAGTCAGACACTGCTGCCGTCGCTGCGTGCGCACGGCTGGGGCCGGGTGATCACCATCGGCAGCCGGGCGGTGCGCACACCGCTGCCCAACATGGCGGCGTACTCCGCCGCCAAGGCCGCCGTGGTGAACATGACCACCAGCCTGGCCCGGCACCTCGCCGGGACCGGCGTCACCGCGAACTGTGTGAGCCCGGGGGTGATCGTCACCCCCTCCATGTCCCGGATGTTCGAACAGCGGGCGGCCGCGGACCCCGGGGCGGACGCGGAGGGCGGCGGACCGGACGAGGCGGAGATCGTCGCGGAGTATGCGCCCAACCCGAGCGGACGGCTCGGACGCCCGGAGGACATCGCCGCCGCCGTCACCTACCTTGCGAGCCCGCTGGCCGACTACGTGAACGGAATCGAGCTGCGGGTCGACGGAGGGATCACGGGGACCCCCTGA
- a CDS encoding carbohydrate ABC transporter permease, whose amino-acid sequence MTLTTAPRRSDATAADRAARTRRDHGAWFLVLPALIPILLLSVGPLLYGIGLAFTDAQSGRTQATRFGGLLNFSDLFHDTLFWDSFRIGLVWAFGVTVPQFFLALGLALLLHLPLRLRWLARALAIIPWAMPEVVVGIMWRLVYHPDAGILNETLRGLGLSGATEGRDWLSGLATALPAVIVVGIWAGMPQTTVTLLAGLQHVPRELHEAAAMDGAGAWRRFRTVTWPALRPIALSVTALNFIWNFNSFALVFVLTDGGPGGRTRLPMLFAYEEAFRYGQFGYAATMGLAMVAVISVLLAVYLAGRLKGEDDR is encoded by the coding sequence GTGACCCTGACGACCGCGCCCCGGCGGTCCGACGCGACGGCCGCGGACCGCGCCGCCCGCACCCGGCGCGATCACGGCGCCTGGTTCCTCGTGCTGCCCGCCCTGATCCCGATCCTGCTGCTGAGCGTCGGGCCGTTGCTCTACGGCATCGGACTGGCCTTCACCGACGCCCAGTCGGGCCGGACCCAGGCCACCCGCTTCGGGGGGCTGCTGAACTTCTCCGACCTGTTCCACGACACCCTCTTCTGGGACTCCTTCCGGATCGGGCTGGTCTGGGCCTTCGGGGTCACTGTCCCGCAGTTCTTCCTCGCCCTCGGCCTGGCCTTGCTGCTCCATCTCCCGCTGCGGCTGCGCTGGCTGGCCCGGGCGCTGGCGATCATCCCGTGGGCGATGCCGGAGGTCGTCGTGGGCATCATGTGGCGGCTGGTCTACCACCCCGACGCCGGCATCCTGAACGAGACGCTGCGCGGCCTCGGTCTGTCCGGAGCCACCGAGGGCCGGGACTGGCTGAGCGGTCTGGCCACCGCCCTGCCCGCGGTCATCGTCGTCGGCATCTGGGCCGGGATGCCGCAGACCACCGTGACCCTCCTGGCCGGCCTGCAGCACGTGCCGCGCGAACTGCACGAGGCCGCGGCCATGGACGGCGCGGGCGCCTGGCGCCGCTTCCGCACCGTCACCTGGCCCGCCCTCAGGCCCATCGCGCTCTCCGTCACCGCGCTCAATTTCATCTGGAACTTCAATTCCTTCGCCCTGGTCTTCGTCCTGACCGACGGCGGTCCCGGCGGCCGGACCCGGCTGCCGATGCTCTTCGCGTACGAAGAGGCCTTCCGCTACGGCCAGTTCGGTTACGCCGCCACGATGGGCCTGGCGATGGTCGCGGTGATCTCGGTCCTGCTGGCGGTCTACCTGGCCGGCCGGCTGAAGGGGGAGGACGACCGGTGA